From Pseudomonas hefeiensis, one genomic window encodes:
- a CDS encoding SDR family oxidoreductase, translating into MSAPSVLIAGCGDIGGRLASQLRAQHWQVYGLRRTVSQLPAGVVGVAGDLFSEQCPADWPTDALDYLVYSVAATEHDEAGYRAAYVQGLQHVLSWLKQHGQQPKRLLFVSSSSVYGQQGGEWVDETSPTVAGGYSGRLMLEAEQVALDSGIPASRVRLTGIYGPGREWLLNQVRQGYSVVEDPPLYANRIHADDAAGLLAFLLEADRQGKTLEDCYIGVDDAPAALAEVVGWLRDYMGVTQWAENASVRRAGSKRCSNARAKALGWTPRYPSFREGYAAILEGRC; encoded by the coding sequence ATGTCCGCGCCTTCTGTTTTGATCGCCGGCTGCGGTGATATCGGCGGCCGCCTGGCGAGCCAGTTACGGGCCCAGCATTGGCAGGTCTACGGCTTGCGCCGTACCGTTTCGCAGCTGCCGGCCGGGGTGGTCGGGGTGGCGGGGGATCTGTTCAGCGAGCAATGTCCCGCTGATTGGCCCACCGATGCGCTGGATTACCTGGTGTACAGCGTCGCCGCCACCGAGCATGACGAAGCGGGTTACCGCGCAGCTTATGTCCAAGGCTTGCAGCATGTGTTGAGCTGGTTGAAGCAGCACGGACAGCAGCCAAAACGACTGCTTTTTGTGTCCAGCAGCAGCGTCTACGGGCAGCAGGGTGGCGAGTGGGTCGATGAAACCTCGCCCACCGTGGCCGGTGGCTATTCCGGCCGGCTGATGCTCGAAGCTGAACAGGTGGCGCTGGACAGCGGCATCCCGGCCAGCCGTGTGCGTCTGACCGGCATCTATGGTCCGGGCCGCGAATGGTTGCTGAACCAGGTGCGCCAGGGCTATAGCGTGGTGGAAGACCCGCCGCTGTACGCCAACCGCATCCATGCCGACGACGCGGCGGGCCTGCTGGCCTTCCTGCTGGAAGCCGACCGCCAGGGCAAGACCCTGGAAGACTGCTACATCGGCGTCGACGACGCTCCCGCCGCGCTGGCCGAGGTAGTGGGTTGGCTGCGTGATTACATGGGCGTCACCCAATGGGCCGAGAACGCCAGCGTGCGCCGCGCCGGCAGCAAGCGTTGCAGCAATGCACGGGCGAAGGCCTTGGGCTGGACCCCGCGGTATCCGAGTTTTCGTGAGGGGTATGCGGCGATTCTGGAAGGGCGCTGCTGA
- a CDS encoding exodeoxyribonuclease III yields MRIISVNVNGIQAAVERGLLSWLQAQNADVICLQDTRASAFELDDAAFQLDGYFLYACDAEVPAQGGVALYSRLQPKAVINGLGFETADRYGRYLQADFDKVSIATLLLPSGQNGDEDLNQKFKLMDDFARYLDKQRRKRREYIYCGSLYVAQQKLDIKNWRDSQQSPGFLAPERAWMDEIVGNMGYVDALREVSREGDQYSWWPDNEQAEMLNLGWRFDYQLLTPGLRRFVRSARLPRQPRFSQHAPLIVDYDWTLTI; encoded by the coding sequence ATGCGGATCATCAGTGTGAACGTCAATGGTATTCAGGCTGCAGTGGAGCGAGGGTTGCTCAGTTGGCTGCAAGCACAGAATGCCGACGTCATCTGCCTGCAGGACACCCGCGCCTCCGCCTTTGAACTGGACGATGCAGCCTTCCAACTGGATGGTTACTTCCTTTATGCCTGCGATGCCGAAGTCCCCGCCCAGGGTGGCGTGGCTTTGTACTCGCGGCTGCAACCGAAGGCTGTCATCAACGGTCTCGGTTTCGAGACGGCGGACCGCTACGGGCGCTACCTGCAAGCCGATTTCGACAAGGTCAGCATCGCGACCTTACTGCTTCCTTCGGGGCAGAACGGCGATGAAGATTTGAATCAGAAATTCAAGTTGATGGACGATTTCGCCCGTTATCTGGATAAACAGCGACGCAAACGTCGCGAGTACATTTATTGTGGCTCGCTGTACGTGGCGCAACAGAAGCTGGACATCAAGAACTGGCGCGACAGCCAGCAATCCCCGGGTTTCCTGGCGCCGGAACGGGCCTGGATGGACGAGATTGTCGGCAACATGGGCTATGTTGACGCCCTGCGGGAAGTCAGCCGTGAAGGCGACCAATACAGCTGGTGGCCGGATAACGAACAGGCCGAGATGCTCAACCTCGGCTGGCGTTTCGACTACCAGTTGCTGACGCCTGGTCTGCGCCGTTTCGTACGAAGCGCTCGCCTGCCGCGCCAGCCACGGTTCTCGCAGCACGCGCCACTGATCGTGGATTACGACTGGACGCTGACAATCTGA
- a CDS encoding RidA family protein: MTKTVITSDKAPAAIGTYSQAIKAGNTVYMSGQIPLDPKTMELVEGFEAQTVQVFENLKAVAEAAGGSFKDIVKLNIFLTDLSHFAKVNEIMGKYFDQPYPARAAIGVAALPKGSQVEMDAILVIE, from the coding sequence ATGACCAAGACCGTTATCACCAGCGACAAAGCCCCGGCCGCCATCGGTACGTATTCCCAGGCAATCAAGGCGGGCAACACCGTGTACATGTCGGGCCAGATCCCGCTGGACCCGAAAACCATGGAACTGGTAGAAGGCTTCGAAGCCCAGACCGTGCAGGTGTTCGAGAACCTCAAGGCCGTGGCCGAGGCTGCCGGCGGTTCGTTCAAGGACATCGTCAAGCTCAACATCTTCCTCACCGACCTGAGCCACTTCGCCAAGGTCAACGAGATCATGGGCAAGTACTTCGACCAGCCTTACCCTGCCCGCGCCGCCATCGGCGTGGCTGCCCTGCCAAAGGGTTCGCAGGTTGAGATGGACGCCATCCTGGTCATCGAGTAA
- the gmk gene encoding guanylate kinase — translation MTHSTGTLYIISAPSGAGKTSLVKALIDAEPQIRVSVSHTTRAMRPGEVDGVNYHFVDREQFVKMAEHGDFLERAEVFGNLYGTSQSYLQQTLDEGHDLILEIDWQGAEQVRKLMPQARSIFILPPSQQALRQRLTNRGQDSDDIIEGRMREAVSEMSHYVDYDYLIINDDFAHALDDLKAIFRASQLQQKRQQQRFGKLLAELLG, via the coding sequence ATGACCCACAGCACCGGCACTCTCTACATCATTTCCGCGCCTTCGGGCGCCGGCAAGACCAGCCTGGTCAAGGCGCTGATCGACGCCGAGCCGCAGATCCGCGTCTCGGTCTCGCACACCACCCGCGCCATGCGCCCGGGCGAAGTGGACGGGGTGAACTATCACTTCGTCGACCGCGAACAGTTCGTAAAAATGGCCGAGCACGGGGACTTCCTGGAGCGCGCCGAAGTCTTCGGCAACCTCTACGGCACCTCGCAAAGCTATCTGCAGCAAACCCTGGATGAAGGCCATGACCTGATCCTGGAAATCGACTGGCAGGGTGCCGAGCAGGTGCGCAAGCTGATGCCCCAGGCCCGTTCGATCTTTATCCTGCCGCCGAGCCAGCAGGCCTTGCGCCAGCGCCTGACCAATCGCGGCCAGGACAGCGACGACATCATCGAAGGCCGGATGCGCGAAGCGGTTAGCGAAATGAGCCACTACGTCGACTACGATTACCTGATCATCAACGACGATTTCGCCCACGCGCTGGACGATCTGAAGGCGATTTTCCGTGCCAGCCAGCTGCAGCAGAAACGCCAGCAGCAACGTTTCGGTAAGTTATTGGCCGAACTGCTGGGCTGA
- the spoT gene encoding bifunctional GTP diphosphokinase/guanosine-3',5'-bis pyrophosphate 3'-pyrophosphohydrolase: MPSIDALADRLSAYLGTDQVNLVRRAYFYAEQAHDGQRRRSGEAYVTHPLAVANILADMHMDHQSLMAAMLHDVIEDTGIAKEALQAQFGETVAELVDGVSKLTQMNFETKAEAQAENFQKMAMAMARDIRVILVKLADRLHNMRTLEVLSGEKRRRIAKETLEIYAPIANRLGMHAIRIEFEDLGFKAMHPMRSARINQAVKRARGNRKEIVNKIEESLSHCLTIDGIEGEVSGRQKHLYGIYKKMRGKRRAFNEIMDVYAFRIIVDKVDTCYRVLGAVHNLYKPLPGRFKDYIAIPKANGYQSLHTTLFGMHGVPIEIQIRTREMEEMANNGIAAHWLYKSSGDEQPKSTHARARQWVKGVLEMQQRAGNSLEFIESVKIDLFPDEVYVFTPKGRIMELPKGSTAVDFAYAVHTDVGNSCIACRINRRLAPLSEPLQSGSTVEIVSAAGARPNPAWLNFVVTGKARTHIRHALKLQRRSESISLGERLLNKVLNGFDSSLDKIPAERVQIMLSEYRLELIEDLLEDIGLGNRMAYVVARRLLGEGEQLPSPEGPLAIRGTEGLVLSYAKCCTPIPGDPIVGHLSAGKGMVVHLDNCRNISEIRHNPEKCIQLSWAKDVTGEFNVELRVELEHQRGLIALLASSVNAADGNIEKISMDERDGRISVVQLVVSVHDRVHLARVIKKLRALTGVIRITRMRA, from the coding sequence ATGCCGAGCATAGACGCCCTCGCCGATCGCTTATCGGCCTACCTCGGCACGGACCAGGTCAACCTGGTCCGCCGAGCCTATTTCTACGCCGAACAAGCCCACGACGGCCAGCGCCGCCGCAGCGGCGAGGCGTACGTCACGCACCCGCTTGCGGTGGCGAACATTCTTGCCGACATGCACATGGACCATCAGAGCCTGATGGCGGCGATGCTGCATGACGTGATCGAAGACACCGGGATCGCCAAGGAAGCGCTGCAAGCGCAGTTCGGCGAAACCGTGGCCGAACTGGTCGACGGGGTCAGCAAACTGACCCAGATGAACTTCGAGACCAAGGCCGAGGCCCAGGCCGAAAACTTCCAGAAAATGGCCATGGCCATGGCACGCGACATTCGCGTGATCCTGGTCAAGCTCGCCGACCGCCTGCACAACATGCGCACGCTGGAAGTGTTGTCCGGTGAGAAACGCCGGCGAATCGCCAAGGAAACCCTGGAAATCTATGCGCCCATCGCCAATCGCCTGGGCATGCACGCGATCCGCATCGAGTTCGAAGACCTCGGCTTCAAGGCCATGCACCCGATGCGTTCGGCGCGGATCAACCAGGCCGTCAAGCGCGCCCGGGGCAACCGCAAGGAAATCGTCAACAAGATCGAAGAATCCTTGAGCCACTGCCTGACCATCGACGGCATCGAAGGCGAGGTCAGTGGCCGACAGAAACACCTCTATGGCATCTACAAGAAGATGCGCGGCAAGCGTCGGGCCTTCAACGAGATCATGGACGTCTATGCGTTCCGGATCATCGTCGACAAGGTCGATACCTGCTACCGCGTATTGGGTGCTGTACATAATTTGTACAAACCTTTGCCAGGGCGTTTCAAGGACTACATCGCGATCCCCAAGGCCAACGGCTACCAGTCGCTGCACACCACGCTGTTCGGCATGCACGGCGTACCGATCGAAATCCAGATCCGCACCCGTGAAATGGAAGAGATGGCCAACAACGGCATCGCCGCGCACTGGCTGTACAAATCCAGCGGTGACGAACAACCCAAGAGCACCCACGCCCGGGCCCGCCAGTGGGTCAAAGGCGTGCTGGAAATGCAGCAGCGGGCCGGCAACTCCCTGGAGTTCATCGAAAGCGTGAAGATCGACCTGTTCCCGGACGAGGTCTACGTTTTCACCCCCAAAGGCCGGATCATGGAGCTGCCTAAAGGCTCCACGGCGGTGGACTTTGCCTATGCGGTACACACCGATGTTGGCAACAGCTGCATCGCCTGCCGGATCAACCGCCGCCTGGCGCCGTTGTCCGAACCGCTGCAAAGCGGTTCCACGGTGGAAATCGTCAGCGCCGCCGGCGCGCGGCCAAACCCGGCATGGCTCAACTTCGTGGTCACCGGCAAGGCCCGCACGCACATCCGCCACGCCCTGAAGCTACAACGCCGCTCTGAATCCATCAGCCTGGGCGAACGCCTGCTCAATAAAGTACTGAACGGCTTCGACAGCTCCCTGGACAAGATCCCGGCCGAACGCGTGCAGATCATGCTCAGCGAATACCGCCTGGAACTGATCGAAGACCTGCTGGAAGACATCGGCCTGGGCAATCGCATGGCCTACGTCGTCGCCCGCCGCCTGCTCGGCGAAGGCGAACAGTTGCCAAGCCCCGAAGGCCCCCTGGCCATTCGCGGTACCGAAGGCCTGGTGCTCAGTTATGCCAAGTGCTGCACGCCGATCCCTGGCGATCCGATTGTCGGCCATTTGTCCGCCGGCAAAGGGATGGTGGTGCACCTGGACAACTGCCGCAACATCAGCGAAATCCGCCACAACCCGGAAAAATGCATCCAGCTCTCCTGGGCCAAGGATGTCACCGGCGAATTCAATGTCGAGCTGCGGGTCGAACTGGAGCACCAGCGTGGCCTGATCGCCTTGCTGGCCAGCAGCGTCAACGCCGCCGACGGCAATATCGAAAAAATCAGCATGGACGAGCGCGATGGCCGCATCAGCGTCGTCCAACTGGTGGTCAGCGTGCACGACCGCGTACACCTGGCCCGCGTGATCAAGAAGCTGCGCGCCCTGACTGGCGTCATCCGCATCACTCGCATGCGCGCATAG
- a CDS encoding DUF4870 domain-containing protein: MSDEQTLLPQPSKEARQWAMFCHLSALLGIWIPFGTLIGPLVLWQLKRETDPLIDAQGKEALNFQITVAIASAISLLLMIVVIGFFLFGLVAIGALVLTIIGGVKANEGLPYRYPFTWRLVK; this comes from the coding sequence ATGAGTGATGAGCAAACCCTACTGCCCCAGCCCAGCAAGGAGGCGCGCCAATGGGCGATGTTCTGTCACTTGTCCGCCTTGTTGGGCATCTGGATTCCGTTCGGTACGCTGATCGGTCCGCTGGTGCTCTGGCAGCTCAAGCGCGAAACTGACCCGCTCATCGATGCACAAGGCAAGGAAGCGCTGAACTTCCAGATCACTGTGGCAATTGCCTCGGCTATCAGCCTGCTATTGATGATCGTGGTGATCGGCTTCTTCCTGTTCGGGCTGGTGGCTATCGGTGCGCTGGTGCTGACCATCATCGGTGGAGTGAAGGCCAATGAAGGGCTGCCGTATCGGTATCCGTTTACCTGGCGGCTGGTCAAATAA
- the rph gene encoding ribonuclease PH: protein MKRPSGRVADQLRSIRITRNYTKHAEGSVLVEFGDTKVICTVSVENGVPRFLKGQGQGWLTAEYGMLPRSTGERNQREASRGKQGGRTLEIQRLIGRSLRAALDMSKLGDVTLYVDCDVIQADGGTRTASITGAMVALADALKVIKKRGGLKGGDPLKQMIAAVSVGMYQGEPVLDLDYLEDSAAETDLNVVMTSAGGFIEIQGTAEGAPFQPEELSAMLELAKKGMNEIFELQKAALAD from the coding sequence ATGAAACGTCCAAGTGGTCGCGTTGCCGATCAGCTTCGCTCGATCCGCATTACCCGCAACTACACCAAACACGCCGAGGGATCTGTACTGGTCGAATTCGGTGATACCAAAGTCATCTGCACCGTCAGCGTCGAAAACGGTGTGCCACGGTTCCTCAAGGGCCAGGGTCAAGGCTGGCTGACCGCCGAATACGGCATGCTGCCGCGCTCCACCGGTGAGCGCAACCAGCGCGAGGCCAGCCGCGGCAAGCAGGGCGGGCGTACCCTGGAAATCCAGCGCCTGATCGGCCGTTCGCTGCGTGCCGCGCTGGACATGTCCAAGCTCGGTGACGTGACGCTGTATGTCGATTGCGACGTGATCCAGGCCGACGGCGGCACCCGCACCGCGTCCATCACCGGCGCCATGGTCGCGCTGGCCGATGCCTTGAAAGTGATCAAGAAGCGTGGCGGCCTCAAGGGCGGCGATCCGCTCAAGCAGATGATCGCCGCGGTCTCCGTGGGCATGTACCAGGGCGAGCCGGTGCTGGACCTGGACTACCTGGAAGACTCCGCCGCCGAGACTGACCTGAACGTGGTCATGACCAGCGCCGGCGGCTTCATCGAAATCCAGGGCACCGCCGAAGGCGCGCCGTTCCAGCCGGAAGAGTTGAGCGCTATGCTGGAATTGGCAAAGAAAGGCATGAACGAGATTTTCGAACTGCAAAAAGCCGCATTGGCTGACTGA
- a CDS encoding YicC/YloC family endoribonuclease has product MVHSMTAFARVEKAGIQGTLSWELRSVNSRYLEPHLRLPESFRDLEGSVREALRQGLSRGKLECTLRFTEESTGKALQVDRERATQLVAAAETVASLIKHPAALNPLEVLAWPGVLVGDASDPQALNAEALALFNQGLKELKAGREREGAELARLINERLTSIEEDVVTLRELVPQMLATQRQKVLDRFADMKAELDPQRLEQEMVMLAQKSDVAEELDRLSTHIIEVRRVLKSGGAAGRRLDFLMQELNREANTLGSKAFDPRSTQAAVNLKVLIEQMREQVQNIE; this is encoded by the coding sequence ATGGTGCACAGCATGACCGCCTTCGCCCGCGTCGAGAAAGCCGGCATCCAAGGCACGCTGAGCTGGGAACTGCGCTCGGTCAACAGCCGCTACCTGGAGCCGCACCTGCGCCTGCCCGAATCCTTTCGTGACCTTGAAGGCAGCGTCCGTGAAGCCCTGCGCCAGGGCCTGTCCCGGGGCAAACTGGAATGCACCCTGCGCTTCACCGAAGAAAGCACCGGCAAGGCCTTGCAGGTGGACCGTGAGCGCGCCACGCAACTGGTGGCTGCCGCCGAAACCGTCGCCAGCCTGATCAAGCACCCTGCCGCCCTGAACCCGCTGGAAGTCCTGGCCTGGCCCGGCGTGCTGGTAGGTGATGCGAGCGACCCGCAGGCCCTGAATGCCGAAGCGCTGGCGCTGTTCAACCAAGGCCTGAAAGAACTCAAGGCCGGCCGCGAGCGTGAAGGCGCGGAGCTGGCCCGGTTGATCAACGAGCGTCTGACCTCCATAGAGGAAGACGTCGTCACCCTGCGCGAGCTGGTCCCGCAAATGCTCGCCACCCAACGCCAGAAAGTGCTCGACCGCTTCGCCGACATGAAGGCCGAGCTGGACCCGCAGCGCCTGGAACAGGAAATGGTCATGCTCGCGCAAAAGAGCGACGTGGCCGAAGAACTGGATCGCCTGAGCACCCACATCATCGAAGTTCGCCGGGTGCTCAAATCCGGTGGTGCGGCCGGTCGCCGCCTGGACTTCCTGATGCAGGAACTCAACCGCGAAGCCAACACACTGGGCTCCAAAGCCTTCGACCCGCGCAGCACCCAGGCTGCGGTCAACCTCAAGGTGTTGATCGAGCAAATGCGCGAACAAGTGCAGAACATTGAGTAA
- a CDS encoding transposase: protein MFSYPAGIDVSKDSLQVQVDLLDVGVSCPNAEDDFPGLIGWLLLHQVTRVLLEATGGYERNVMKALQAAGFEVIRINPCRAKSFAKAMGQQAKTDPIDARLLAQFAAVIKSANSRITSAEQDDLRALVQQRENFTQQRDDDKRRFKTASSEAVKPALQSHIDYLCEAIKLIEKMIRQSAESLDSEKVTRLCSVKGIGLVTAASVMAYLPELGEVGRHQIAALAGIAPYNDDSGTHKGQRHISGGRFSARRALYMACWSVIRYQPDFNARYKALREKGKCAKVALIACMRILLIRLNAMIRDGSEWKGDVA from the coding sequence ATGTTTTCCTATCCAGCAGGTATTGATGTTTCAAAAGACAGTCTTCAGGTTCAGGTTGATCTCTTAGATGTTGGGGTGAGTTGCCCTAACGCTGAAGATGATTTTCCTGGATTAATTGGTTGGCTGCTGCTCCATCAGGTCACCCGTGTGTTGTTGGAAGCCACTGGCGGTTACGAGCGAAACGTCATGAAAGCGCTTCAGGCTGCAGGTTTTGAGGTCATTCGGATCAACCCCTGCCGAGCCAAGAGCTTTGCCAAAGCAATGGGACAACAAGCTAAAACCGACCCGATAGATGCGCGCCTCCTGGCGCAATTTGCAGCGGTCATCAAATCGGCTAACAGCCGGATCACAAGTGCCGAACAGGACGACTTGCGCGCACTGGTCCAGCAACGGGAAAACTTTACTCAGCAGAGAGATGACGACAAACGCAGATTTAAAACGGCCTCATCTGAGGCCGTTAAACCCGCGTTGCAGAGTCATATCGACTACCTGTGCGAAGCCATTAAGTTGATAGAAAAGATGATCCGTCAAAGCGCTGAAAGCCTGGACAGTGAAAAAGTCACTCGCCTGTGCTCGGTCAAGGGGATCGGTCTCGTCACGGCAGCCAGCGTAATGGCCTATCTTCCAGAGCTCGGCGAGGTTGGGCGACATCAGATAGCCGCATTAGCAGGCATCGCCCCCTACAACGACGATAGCGGCACGCACAAAGGCCAACGCCATATCAGCGGCGGTAGGTTCTCCGCCAGGCGCGCTCTGTACATGGCCTGCTGGTCAGTGATCAGGTATCAGCCTGACTTCAATGCACGCTACAAGGCGCTGCGCGAGAAAGGCAAATGCGCGAAGGTTGCGCTCATCGCATGTATGCGGATCTTGTTGATACGTCTAAACGCAATGATCCGGGATGGTTCTGAGTGGAAGGGAGACGTCGCGTAG
- the pyrE gene encoding orotate phosphoribosyltransferase, whose translation MQAYQRDFIRFAIDRGVLRFGEFTLKSGRTSPYFFNAGLFNTGSALAQLGRFYAAAIVESAIPFDVLFGPAYKGIPLAATTAVALAEHHDRDLPWCFNRKEAKAHGEGGSLVGAPLTGEVLIIDDVITAGTAIREVMQIIGSQEGAKAAGVLIALNRQERGNGELSAIQEVERDFNIPVVSIVSLTQVLEFLADDPQLKQHLPAVEAYRAQFGV comes from the coding sequence ATGCAGGCGTATCAGCGCGATTTCATTCGTTTTGCCATCGATCGCGGCGTTTTGCGCTTCGGTGAGTTCACCCTCAAGTCCGGACGCACGAGCCCGTACTTCTTCAATGCCGGCCTGTTCAACACCGGTTCCGCCCTGGCGCAACTGGGCCGTTTCTACGCGGCGGCCATTGTCGAGAGCGCGATCCCGTTCGACGTGCTGTTTGGCCCGGCCTACAAAGGCATTCCTCTGGCCGCCACCACCGCCGTCGCCTTGGCCGAACACCACGACCGCGACCTGCCTTGGTGCTTCAACCGCAAGGAAGCCAAGGCCCATGGCGAAGGGGGCAGCCTGGTGGGCGCGCCGCTGACCGGTGAAGTGCTGATCATCGACGATGTGATCACCGCCGGCACCGCCATTCGTGAAGTGATGCAGATCATCGGCTCCCAGGAAGGCGCCAAGGCCGCCGGTGTGCTGATCGCCCTGAACCGTCAGGAGCGCGGCAATGGTGAGTTGTCGGCGATCCAGGAAGTGGAGCGTGACTTCAACATTCCGGTGGTCAGCATCGTGTCGCTGACCCAGGTGCTGGAGTTTTTGGCCGACGATCCGCAGCTCAAGCAGCATTTGCCGGCGGTTGAGGCGTATCGGGCGCAGTTCGGCGTTTAA
- the exbD gene encoding TonB system transport protein ExbD, translating to MGLHLKEGADDDLAENHEINVTPFIDVMLVLLIIFMVAAPLATVDIKVDLPASTAKPSPRPEKPVFLSVKADQRLFLGEDEVKADSLGATLDARTQGKKDTTIFFQADKGVDYGDLMNVMDALRAAGYLKVGLVGLETAPKK from the coding sequence ATGGGCCTGCATTTGAAAGAAGGCGCAGACGACGATCTGGCCGAGAACCACGAAATCAACGTCACGCCGTTCATCGACGTGATGCTGGTGCTATTGATCATCTTCATGGTGGCCGCTCCGCTCGCCACCGTGGACATCAAGGTCGACCTCCCCGCCTCGACGGCCAAGCCATCGCCACGGCCGGAGAAACCGGTATTCCTGAGCGTCAAGGCCGACCAACGACTGTTCCTGGGCGAAGACGAGGTCAAGGCCGATAGCCTCGGCGCGACCCTCGACGCCCGGACCCAGGGCAAAAAGGACACGACGATCTTCTTCCAGGCGGATAAAGGCGTGGATTACGGTGACCTGATGAACGTGATGGATGCCCTGCGCGCCGCCGGATACTTGAAGGTCGGCCTGGTCGGACTCGAGACGGCGCCCAAGAAATGA
- the exbB gene encoding tonB-system energizer ExbB, with amino-acid sequence MTRYLSSASPTNRPRAWSAMAALLLSLLLAPTAALADAQAPATTPATAPAASQTPVDAAEPVAAPQATDPAQAVEASAADTPQMLEADNTLGMAHDLSPWGMYQNADIIVKIVMIGLAIASIITWTIWIAKGFELMGAKRRLRGEIVNLKKATTLKEASASAAKEGTLANLLVHDALEEMSLSANSREKEGIKERVSFRLERLVAACGRNMSSGTGVLATIGSTAPFVGLFGTVWGIMNSFIGIAKTQTTNLAVVAPGIAEALLATALGLVAAIPAVVIYNVFARSIAGYKAQVSDASAEVLLLVSRDLDHLPPERGSQPHMVKVG; translated from the coding sequence ATGACACGCTATCTCTCCTCCGCTTCGCCAACCAACCGACCTCGCGCCTGGAGCGCCATGGCAGCCCTGCTGCTCAGCCTGCTACTGGCGCCCACCGCCGCGCTCGCCGATGCCCAAGCGCCAGCCACGACCCCGGCCACCGCACCCGCGGCCAGCCAGACGCCGGTCGATGCCGCCGAACCTGTAGCGGCCCCTCAGGCCACCGACCCGGCCCAGGCCGTCGAAGCCAGCGCCGCAGACACACCTCAAATGCTCGAAGCCGATAATACCCTGGGCATGGCCCACGATCTGTCGCCATGGGGCATGTACCAGAACGCCGACATTATCGTGAAAATCGTCATGATCGGCCTGGCCATCGCCTCGATCATCACCTGGACCATCTGGATTGCCAAAGGCTTCGAACTGATGGGCGCCAAGCGCCGCCTGCGCGGTGAAATCGTCAATCTGAAAAAAGCCACCACCCTCAAAGAGGCCAGCGCCTCTGCGGCGAAAGAAGGCACGCTCGCCAATCTGCTGGTTCACGACGCCCTCGAAGAGATGAGCCTGTCGGCCAACAGTCGCGAGAAGGAAGGCATCAAGGAACGCGTGAGCTTCCGCCTCGAGCGTCTGGTCGCGGCCTGCGGTCGCAACATGAGCAGCGGCACCGGCGTGCTCGCCACCATCGGTTCCACCGCGCCGTTCGTCGGCCTGTTCGGCACCGTGTGGGGCATCATGAACAGCTTCATCGGCATCGCCAAGACCCAGACCACCAACCTCGCTGTCGTGGCACCCGGCATCGCCGAAGCCCTGCTTGCAACCGCTCTGGGTCTGGTCGCGGCGATCCCGGCGGTGGTCATCTACAACGTGTTCGCTCGCTCCATTGCCGGTTATAAGGCCCAGGTCTCCGACGCTTCGGCCGAAGTCCTGTTGCTGGTCAGCCGCGACCTCGACCACCTGCCACCCGAGCGTGGCTCGCAACCGCACATGGTGAAAGTGGGGTAA
- the rpoZ gene encoding DNA-directed RNA polymerase subunit omega: protein MARVTVEDCLEHVENRFELVMLSTKRARQLATGGKEPLVQWENDKPTVVALREIAEGLMSYEFIANAEIVEDEPLFAAFEDESNEAV from the coding sequence ATGGCCCGCGTAACCGTTGAAGACTGCCTAGAACACGTGGAAAACCGCTTTGAGCTGGTCATGCTCTCTACCAAGCGTGCCCGTCAACTGGCCACCGGTGGCAAAGAGCCGTTGGTCCAGTGGGAAAACGACAAGCCTACCGTGGTAGCGCTGCGTGAAATCGCCGAAGGCCTGATGAGCTACGAGTTCATCGCCAACGCTGAAATCGTTGAAGACGAACCGCTGTTCGCAGCGTTCGAGGACGAGTCCAACGAGGCGGTCTAA